A window of the Oryzias melastigma strain HK-1 linkage group LG11, ASM292280v2, whole genome shotgun sequence genome harbors these coding sequences:
- the dnajc8 gene encoding dnaJ homolog subfamily C member 8 isoform X2 — MAAAEGENPHSVSDELFQNFYTEVKQIEKRDSVLTSKQQIDRLLRPGASYFNLNPFEVLQIDPEATDDELKKRFRALSILVHPDKNQDDPERAQKAFEAVDKAYKLLLDPEQKKRALDVIEAGKEYVEHMVKEKKKQLKKDGKSQDVEEDDPEVFKQAVYKQTMKLFAELEIKRKEREAKEMHERKRAREEEIEAAEKAKRDREWQKNFEESRDGRVDSWRTFQAKGKKTKEKKNRSFLKPPKVKMEQRE; from the exons ATGGCGGCGGCCGAAGGAGAGAACCCTCACAGTGTGTCAGATGAATTATTTCAGAACTTTTACACGGAG GTCAAACAGATTGAGAAGAGAGACTCTGTGTTGACGTCAAAGCAGCAGATCGACAGACTCCTCAGACCCGGAGCCTCCTACTTCAACCTCAACCCCTTCGAG gtgCTGCAGATCGATCCAGAGGCAACAGACGATGAACTAAAGAAGAGGTTCCGAGCA TTGTCCATATTAGTCCATCCTGACAAGAACCAGGATGATCCCGAGCGAGCACAGAAGGCGTTTGAAG ctgtGGACAAAGCCTACAAACTGCTACTGGACCCTGAACAGAAGAAAAGAGCTTTAGACGTGATCGAGGCTGGGAAGGAGTACGTGGAGCATATG gtgaaggagaagaagaaacagcTGAAGAAAGACGGGAAATCCCAGGATGTGGAGGAGGACGACCCTGAAGTG TTCAAGCAGGCCGTTTACAAGCAGACCATGAAGCTGTTTGCAGAGCTGGAGATCAAGAGGAAGGAGCGGGAGGCGAAGGAAATGCACGAACG CAAAAGAGCCCGAGAGGAGGAGATCGAAGCGGCGGAGAAGGCGAAGCGGGACAGAGAGTGGCAGAAAAACTTTGAG GAATCCAGGGACGGCCGTGTGGACAGTTGGAGGACCTTCCAGGCCAAAGGCAAGAAGactaaagagaaaaagaacCGATCGTTCCTGAAGCCGCCCAAAGTCAAGATGGAGCAGCGGGAATGA
- the dnajc8 gene encoding dnaJ homolog subfamily C member 8 isoform X1, translating to MAAAEGENPHSVSDELFQNFYTEVKQIEKRDSVLTSKQQIDRLLRPGASYFNLNPFEVLQIDPEATDDELKKRFRALSILVHPDKNQDDPERAQKAFEAVDKAYKLLLDPEQKKRALDVIEAGKEYVEHMVKEKKKQLKKDGKSQDVEEDDPEVFKQAVYKQTMKLFAELEIKRKEREAKEMHERKRAREEEIEAAEKAKRDREWQKNFEESRDGRVDSWRTFQAKGKKTKEKKNRSFLKPPKVKMEQRE from the exons ATGGCGGCGGCCGAAGGAGAGAACCCTCACAGTGTGTCAGATGAATTATTTCAGAACTTTTACACGGAG GTCAAACAGATTGAGAAGAGAGACTCTGTGTTGACGTCAAAGCAGCAGATCGACAGACTCCTCAGACCCGGAGCCTCCTACTTCAACCTCAACCCCTTCGAG gtgCTGCAGATCGATCCAGAGGCGACAGACGATGAACTAAAGAAGAGGTTCCGAGCA TTGTCCATATTAGTCCATCCTGACAAGAACCAGGATGATCCCGAGCGAGCACAGAAGGCGTTTGAAG ctgtGGACAAAGCCTACAAACTGCTACTGGACCCTGAACAGAAGAAAAGAGCTTTAGACGTGATCGAGGCTGGGAAGGAGTACGTGGAGCATATG gtgaaggagaagaagaaacagcTGAAGAAAGACGGGAAATCCCAGGATGTGGAGGAGGACGACCCTGAAGTG TTCAAGCAGGCCGTTTACAAGCAGACCATGAAGCTGTTTGCAGAGCTGGAGATCAAGAGGAAGGAGCGGGAGGCGAAGGAAATGCACGAACG CAAAAGAGCCCGAGAGGAGGAGATCGAAGCGGCGGAGAAGGCGAAGCGGGACAGAGAGTGGCAGAAAAACTTTGAG GAATCCAGGGACGGCCGTGTGGACAGTTGGAGGACCTTCCAGGCCAAAGGCAAGAAGactaaagagaaaaagaacCGATCGTTCCTGAAGCCGCCCAAAGTCAAGATGGAGCAGCGGGAATGA